The Glycine max cultivar Williams 82 chromosome 12, Glycine_max_v4.0, whole genome shotgun sequence genome window below encodes:
- the LOC100789013 gene encoding PI-PLC X-box domain-containing protein DDB_G0293730, protein MGSEVSKQVERRKAIHTEGKTLSDLRNSGEDYPGSDYHPSDRKKWMSELNPEKVVIKQIVWPGTHDSATNKIGIPCITRPFAQCQSLSIYQQLVLGTRVIDIRVQEDRKVCHGVLVTYSIDVVIKDLKKFLSETQSEIIILEVRTEFGHEDPQEFDKYLEEQLGDYLVPQDDKVFEKTIAEVLPKRVICVWKPRKSPQPKAGSPLWSAGYLRDNWINTDLPSTKFESNMKHLSEQQPVTSRKYFYRVENTVTPVADNPVLCVKPVTERIHGFARLFISQCFSKGYADRLQIFSTDFIDQDFVDACVGLTRARVEGRA, encoded by the exons ATGGGTTCCGAGGTCTCCAAACAGGTTGAGAGACGAAAGGCGATCCACACAGAGGGAAAAACTCTGTCTGATCTTAGAAACTCTGGGGAAGATTACCCTGGCTCAGATTATCATCCCTCAGACAGAAAAAAATGGATGTCTGAGCTCAACCCTGagaaagttgtgataaaacaaattGTTTGGCCTGGAACCCATGATTCTGCAACCAACAAGATTGGCATCCCATGCATCACTCGGCCTTTTGCTCAATGCCAATCCTTGTCCATCTACCAGCAGCTTGTGTTGGGGACAAGGGTGATTGACATTCGGGTGCAGGAGGATCGTAAAGTGTGCCACGGAGTCCTCGTTACATACAGCATCGACGTTGTCATCAAAGATCTCAAGAAGTTCTTATCAGAAACTCAGTCCGAGATCATCATCCTCGAG GTTAGAACCGAGTTTGGGCACGAGGACCCTCAGGAATTCGACAAGTACCTTGAGGAACAACTGGGGGATTACCTAGTTCCCCAGGATGATAAGGTTTTTGAAAAGACAATCGCAGAGGTGCTACCAAAGAGAGTTATATGTGTTTGGAAGCCAAGAAAATCGCCACAGCCTAAGGCAGGGAGTCCTCTGTGGAGTGCAGGGTACTTGAGGGATAACTGGATCAACACTGATTTGCCATCAACCAAGTTTGAGAGCAACATGAAGCATTTGAGTGAGCAGCAACCTGTTACGTCCAGAAAATACTTCTACAGGGTGGAGAATACCGTTACGCCTGTGGCGGATAACCCCGTTCTGTGTGTGAAGCCTGTCACTGAGCGCATTCATGGCTTTGCAAGGCTCTTCATTAGTCAGTGCTTCTCCAAAGGGTATGCAGATAGACTGCAGATTTTTTCTACGGATTTCATTGACCAGGATTTCGTTGATGCATGCGTTGGACTCACACGTGCCAGGGTTGAGGGTAGAGcctga
- the LOC100798520 gene encoding chaperone protein dnaJ 11-like protein: MASLYDVLGISVGASCIEIKAAYRKLARTHHPDVVAMDQKESSANQFMMIHSAYSTLSDPEKRAQYDREIYRYRRSANIAGRNQTFSYAGSGRKWETDQCW, translated from the coding sequence atggctTCCCTCTATGACGTGCTTGGAATTTCAGTGGGTGCAAGCTGCATCGAAATAAAGGCTGCTTACAGAAAGCTGGCAAGAACACACCATCCTGATGTTGTGGCCATGGATCAGAAGGAAAGCTCAGCGAACCAATTCATGATGATCCATTCAGCTTACTCAACTTTGTCTGACCCAGAGAAGCGAGCACAATATGATAGAGAAATCTATAGATACAGAAGATCAGCAAATATAGCAGGAAGAAATCAGACATTTTCCTATGCTGGAAGTGGAAGGAAATGGGAAACAGACCAATGTTGGTAA